The following proteins come from a genomic window of Candidatus Poribacteria bacterium:
- a CDS encoding HIT domain-containing protein, translated as MRHNLFVPNKMPYAKGKNRPDVPCILCAIVEKNDKVERLEVHRTERFTISLNLYPYSPGHLLIFPNRHVLDVRELDPEEVHELHELQCLCFEALTCAYQPRGFNVGYNMGDASGASIAHFHLHVVPRYPRELGFMDVIGGARIIIEDPNATQEKLVQIFQELTTENYPRKETQNEQSCL; from the coding sequence ATGCGACATAACCTCTTCGTCCCGAATAAAATGCCTTATGCCAAAGGAAAAAACCGTCCAGATGTCCCGTGTATCCTGTGTGCAATTGTGGAGAAAAACGATAAAGTCGAACGACTTGAGGTCCATCGCACCGAACGCTTTACCATCTCGCTGAATCTTTACCCTTACAGTCCGGGACACCTCCTAATTTTTCCGAATCGGCATGTGCTTGATGTCCGGGAGTTGGACCCCGAAGAGGTTCACGAACTTCACGAACTCCAATGTCTCTGTTTTGAGGCACTCACGTGCGCTTATCAGCCGCGCGGTTTCAACGTCGGCTATAACATGGGGGATGCTTCCGGTGCGAGCATCGCGCATTTTCATCTGCACGTTGTCCCGCGATATCCGCGTGAATTGGGGTTCATGGACGTCATTGGTGGCGCGCGTATCATCATCGAAGATCCGAACGCCACCCAGGAGAAACTTGTACAGATATTTCAGGAATTGACAACCGAAAACTATCCAAGAAAGGAAACACAGAATGAACAATCCTGCTTATAA
- the rhaI gene encoding L-rhamnose isomerase has protein sequence MNNPAYNLLAETLEKQGIQVETIKAHLKEQHIETPSWGYGNSGTRFGVFEQPGAARNAAERLEDAATVHRFTGIAPTVALHIPWDKTDDWGALKQYAADVGIGIGAINPNVFQDQAYKLGSVCNPDAAIRRLAIDHMLECVDIMEKTGSDLLSLWFADGTNFPGQSNFRKRKGWMEAALAEVYDALPHATRMLIEYKFFEPAFYHTDLADWGTAYLLATKLGEKAQVLIDLGHHPQGTNIEFIVAYLIDEGKLGGFHFNCRKYADDDLTVGSINPQELFLIYTELVAAELDPDTETDIAYMIDQSHNLKPKVEASIQSVCNLQKAYAKALLVDRDALAAAQDAADLVEAESILQRAYETDVNPLVEQVRLEMGRDPHPLTAYRKSGYYEKISAARVGGESQGWA, from the coding sequence ATGAACAATCCTGCTTATAATCTTTTAGCTGAAACGTTAGAGAAACAGGGAATTCAGGTAGAGACTATCAAAGCCCACCTCAAGGAACAACACATCGAAACGCCGTCATGGGGTTACGGGAATTCTGGTACTCGGTTCGGTGTCTTTGAGCAACCCGGCGCAGCGCGAAACGCCGCCGAACGGCTGGAAGACGCCGCGACCGTTCACCGTTTCACCGGTATCGCCCCCACCGTCGCGCTCCATATCCCCTGGGATAAGACGGACGACTGGGGTGCCTTGAAACAGTATGCCGCGGATGTCGGTATCGGCATCGGCGCAATTAATCCGAACGTCTTCCAGGATCAGGCGTATAAACTCGGCAGCGTCTGCAATCCGGATGCCGCTATCCGCCGACTCGCCATAGATCACATGCTCGAGTGTGTTGACATCATGGAGAAAACCGGCTCGGATCTGCTCAGTTTGTGGTTCGCAGACGGCACGAACTTTCCGGGTCAGTCGAACTTCAGGAAACGCAAAGGGTGGATGGAGGCGGCGTTAGCGGAGGTCTACGATGCACTGCCCCATGCCACGCGTATGCTCATCGAGTATAAGTTCTTTGAACCCGCATTCTACCATACGGATTTAGCGGATTGGGGTACCGCCTATCTCTTGGCAACGAAACTTGGTGAGAAAGCGCAAGTCCTCATCGACTTGGGACACCACCCGCAAGGCACAAATATTGAGTTCATCGTCGCCTATCTGATTGATGAAGGTAAACTCGGTGGGTTCCACTTCAACTGCCGGAAATACGCGGACGACGATCTGACGGTAGGCTCTATCAACCCACAGGAACTCTTCCTGATTTACACCGAACTGGTCGCCGCAGAACTCGACCCCGATACGGAAACCGACATCGCTTACATGATCGATCAGAGCCATAACCTGAAACCGAAGGTGGAGGCGAGTATTCAGTCCGTGTGCAATCTGCAGAAAGCATACGCGAAAGCACTGCTCGTTGACCGAGATGCGCTCGCTGCAGCGCAGGACGCCGCTGATTTGGTTGAAGCAGAATCCATCCTCCAGCGCGCCTATGAAACGGATGTAAATCCGTTGGTGGAGCAGGTCCGCTTGGAGATGGGACGCGATCCACATCCGTTGACAGCCTATCGGAAGAGTGGTTATTATGAGAAGATTAGTGCCGCTCGTGTCGGTGGTGAAAGCCAAGGCTGGGCATAG
- a CDS encoding Gfo/Idh/MocA family oxidoreductase: MTKTKIGIIGSGGMARNHLARFTSIPDAEIVAIASRNAQTGTQLAKEHKTVFMPDWERLVEREDIEGVVICTHNDSHGEMVLAALQTDKHVFVEYPLASDVGEGEVAVQLAEARGRVLRVSHPEAVSNTHKALKQKIGELGDLLLTSFVRLTPGRGARPEILFNLPVSGTPAHFFIYHIYPIVDFFGGAASVKRNAVYEGLRENGQYDGFVNTLTVEFKRGGIGQWTWAGGIAINTAEEHERYVLTEGTISDAGGEWHCTTPSGVTPLSIPDSPQPTLQELWFSEIREAADQPPNLENAVVALEAIRISLATE; encoded by the coding sequence ATGACCAAGACTAAAATCGGAATTATCGGTTCGGGCGGGATGGCACGGAATCACCTCGCGCGATTTACTTCAATTCCAGATGCCGAAATCGTAGCGATCGCCTCCAGAAACGCACAGACAGGCACCCAACTCGCTAAAGAACATAAGACCGTCTTTATGCCTGACTGGGAGCGTCTGGTTGAACGTGAAGACATAGAGGGTGTCGTTATCTGCACTCACAACGACAGTCACGGTGAGATGGTGCTCGCGGCGTTGCAAACGGATAAACACGTCTTCGTGGAATATCCGCTCGCTAGCGACGTCGGTGAAGGAGAGGTGGCAGTGCAGCTTGCTGAAGCGCGAGGTCGTGTGCTTCGGGTGTCGCATCCGGAGGCAGTCTCCAATACCCATAAAGCACTCAAGCAGAAAATAGGCGAACTCGGCGACTTACTGCTCACCTCTTTTGTGCGCCTGACACCCGGACGCGGTGCACGCCCTGAGATCCTTTTCAATTTGCCGGTGTCAGGAACCCCCGCCCATTTTTTCATCTATCATATCTATCCGATTGTGGACTTCTTCGGGGGTGCTGCATCGGTTAAAAGGAATGCCGTCTACGAAGGATTAAGGGAGAACGGACAATACGACGGGTTTGTCAACACGCTCACCGTTGAATTCAAACGCGGTGGCATCGGACAGTGGACCTGGGCAGGTGGCATCGCCATTAACACCGCCGAAGAACACGAGCGATACGTCCTTACCGAGGGCACAATTAGCGACGCGGGTGGCGAGTGGCATTGCACGACACCTTCTGGTGTGACACCGCTCTCTATCCCGGATTCACCGCAACCAACACTTCAGGAGTTATGGTTCTCTGAGATCCGAGAGGCCGCTGATCAGCCTCCCAATTTGGAAAATGCCGTGGTTGCGCTGGAGGCGATCCGTATCAGTCTCGCAACTGAATGA
- a CDS encoding alpha/beta fold hydrolase: MKFSYVFSRFSRPHPPKHSKEKKNMVERPIVFYNQGQQLNGILHLPTAHEALCPAVAFFHGFTGTKVEPHRIFVKTARELAAIGFYVLRFDFRGCGDSAGDFSEMTIGGEVSDAIKSIDVLTAMQGVDPERIGVLGLSMGGCVAACVSGQDTRVKSTVMWAPLSDDPPNRKQEILERGKNTPTPEEIAQLNPNIVGKAFYEDLPQISPSVTLQQFTGDLLVIHGSGDDVVPVSHGRRYYELMRDRDALTELEIVDKADHTFNTVAWEQAVIARSVAWFQQTLA; the protein is encoded by the coding sequence ATGAAATTTTCATACGTCTTCTCACGTTTCAGCAGACCACATCCGCCAAAACATTCAAAGGAAAAGAAGAATATGGTAGAGAGACCGATCGTATTTTACAATCAGGGACAACAACTGAACGGGATACTACATTTACCAACGGCTCACGAGGCACTGTGTCCGGCGGTTGCCTTTTTTCACGGATTCACGGGAACGAAAGTTGAGCCGCACCGGATATTCGTTAAAACCGCACGAGAACTCGCTGCTATCGGGTTCTATGTGCTACGCTTCGATTTTCGGGGGTGCGGGGACAGTGCTGGTGATTTCTCGGAGATGACGATCGGTGGCGAAGTTTCGGATGCCATCAAGTCAATTGACGTGCTCACCGCTATGCAGGGGGTGGACCCTGAACGCATCGGTGTTTTGGGGTTGAGCATGGGAGGCTGTGTTGCGGCGTGTGTCTCCGGGCAAGATACACGTGTGAAGTCGACGGTGATGTGGGCACCGCTCTCGGACGATCCGCCGAATCGGAAACAGGAAATTTTGGAGAGAGGTAAAAACACACCGACACCAGAAGAAATCGCGCAATTAAACCCAAACATCGTCGGAAAGGCGTTCTATGAGGATCTGCCGCAGATATCCCCTTCCGTTACCCTCCAGCAGTTTACGGGTGACCTCCTCGTGATCCACGGCAGTGGTGATGACGTCGTGCCCGTCTCTCACGGCAGACGCTACTACGAATTGATGCGCGATCGCGATGCTTTGACCGAGCTTGAAATCGTTGATAAAGCCGACCATACGTTCAATACGGTTGCATGGGAGCAGGCGGTAATTGCCAGATCGGTTGCGTGGTTTCAGCAAACATTGGCATAA